One region of Anser cygnoides isolate HZ-2024a breed goose chromosome 22, Taihu_goose_T2T_genome, whole genome shotgun sequence genomic DNA includes:
- the LOC106047979 gene encoding keratin, type I cytoskeletal 14: MSTTTVRQYSSSSSLRGLGGGSSRLSCVRGGGYRAPSVHGGSSSYSVSSRMVSGLGSGYGGSYCSSVGGGLGAAFGGSYGAGFGAGFGASFGSGFGGGFGGGDGILPAGEKETMQNLNDRLAAYLDKVRALEDANTDLEVKIREWYKKQGPGPDRDYSPYYRTIEELRSKVLVATVDNANLLLQIDNARLTADDFRTKFETEQALRLSVEADINGLRRVLDELTLARADLEMQIESLKEELAYLKKNHEEEMNALRGQVGGEISVEMDAAPGIDLTKILADMREQYESLAEKNRRDAEQWFFSKTEELNREVAINTEQLQSGKTEITELRRTIQSLEIDLQSQLSTKAALEGTLADTENRYGTQLAQLQGMITSVEEQLGELRCDMERQNHEYRVLLDVKCRLEQEIATYRRLLEGEDAHMSSHYTSQPVKEAPVTTRQIRTIFEEVQDGKVISSREQITQAAR; encoded by the exons ATGAGCACCACCACTGTCAGGCAgtactcctcctcctcctccctcaggggcctggggggaggcTCCAGCAGGCTTTCCTGCGTGCGCGGAGGAGGCTACAGAGCCCCCAGCGTCCACGGAGGCTCCAGCAGCTACTCCGTCTCCTCCCGCATGGTCTCGGGGCTGGGCAGCGGCTATGGGGGCAGCTACTGCAGCAGCGTCGGAGGGGGCCTGGGCGCTGCCTTCGGGGGTAGCTACGGGGCCGGCTTCGGGGCCGGCTTCGGGGCCAGCTTCGGAAGCGGCTTCGGAGGCGGCTTCGGGGGCGGCGATGGCATCCTCCCGGCCGGCGAGAAGGAGACGATGCAGAACCTCAACGACCGCCTGGCCGCCTACCTGGACAAGGTGCGTGCCCTGGAGGACGCCAACACCGACCTGGAGGTCAAGATCCGGGAGTGGTACAAGAAGCAGGGACCTGGTCCGGACCGTGACTACAGCCCCTACTACAGGACCATCGAGGAGCTCAGGAGCAAG GTGCTGGTGGCCACAGTCGACAACGCCAACCTCCTCCTGCAGATTGACAACGCCAGGCTGACAGCCGACGACTTCAGGACCAA GTTTGAGACGGAGCAGGCTCTGCGCCTGAGCGTGGAGGCCGACATCAACGGCCTGCGCAGGGTCCTGGACGAGCTGACCCTGGCCAGAGCTGACCTGGAGATGCAGATTGAATCGCTGAAGGAGGAGCTGGCCTACCTCAAGAAGAACCACGAGGAG GAAATGAACGCCCTGCGTGGGCAGGTGGGTGGAGAGATCAGCGTGGAGATGGACGCTGCTCCTGGAATCGACCTCACCAAGATCCTGGCCGACATGAGGGAGCAGTACGAGAGCCTGGCCGAGAAGAACCGCAGGGACGCCGAGCAGTGGTTCTTCAGCAAG ACGGAGGAGCTGAACCGCGAGGTGGCCATCAACACGGAGCAGCTCCAGAGCGGCAAGACGGAGATCACGGAGCTGCGACGCACCATCCAGAGCCTGGAGATAGACCTGCAGTCCCAGCTCAGCACG AAAGCGGCGCTGGAGGGCACCTTGGCCGACACAGAGAACCGCTACGGCACCCAGCTGGCCCAGCTGCAGGGGATGATCACCAGcgtggaggagcagctgggcGAGCTGCGCTGCGACATGGAGCGCCAGAACCACGAGTACAGGGTCCTGCTGGACGTCAAGTGCCGCCTGGAGCAGGAGATCGCCACGTACCGCCGCCTCCTGGAGGGCGAGGACGCCCA catGTCTTCTCACTACACCTCGCAGCCTGTGAAAGAAG CACCCGTAACTACCCGCCAAATCCGCACCATCTTCGAGGAAGTGCAGGACGGGAAGGTGATTTCCTCCCGCGAGCAGATCACCCAGGCTGCCCGCTAA
- the LOC136786287 gene encoding keratin, type I cytoskeletal 14 — protein MSTTTVRQYSSSSSLRGLGGLGGGSSRLSCVRGGGYRAPSVHGGSSSYSVSSRMVSGLGSGYGGSYCSSVGGGLGAAFGGSYGAGFGAGFGAGFGSGFGGGFGGGDGILPAGEKETMQNLNDRLATYLDKVRALEDANTDLEVKIREWYKKQGPGPDRDYSPYYRTIEELRSKILAATVENANIVLQIDNARLAADDFRTKFETEQALRLSVEADINGLRRVLDELTLARADLEMQIENLKEELAYLKKNHEEEMNALRGQVGGEISVEMDAAPGIDLTKILADMREQYESLAEKNRRDAEQWFFSKTEELNREVAINTEQLQSGKTEITELRRTIQSLEIDLQSQLSTKAALEGTLADTENRYGTQLAQLQGMITSVEEQLGELRCDMERQNHEYRVLLDVKCRLEQEIATYRRLLEGEDAHISSQYSSAMSSHSGRDAMTSSRQVRTIVEEVQDGKVVSSREQVALTTR, from the exons ATGAGCACCACCACTGTCAGGCAgtactcctcctcctcctccctcaggggcctggggggcctggggggaggcTCCAGCAGGCTTTCCTGCGTGCGCGGAGGAGGCTACAGAGCCCCCAGCGTCCACGGAGGCTCCAGCAGCTACTCCGTCTCCTCCCGCATGGTCTCGGGGCTGGGCAGCGGCTATGGGGGCAGCTACTGCAGCAGCGTCGGAGGGGGCCTGGGTGCTGCCTTCGGGGGTAGCTACGGGGCCGGCTTCGGGGCCGGCTTCGGGGCCGGCTTCGGAAGCGGCTTCGGAGGCGGCTTCGGGGGCGGCGATGGCATCCTCCCGGCCGGCGAGAAGGAGACGATGCAGAACCTCAACGACCGCCTGGCCACCTACCTGGACAAGGTGCGTGCCCTGGAGGACGCCAACACCGACCTGGAGGTCAAGATCCGGGAGTGGTACAAGAAGCAGGGACCTGGTCCGGACCGTGACTACAGCCCCTACTACAGGACCATCGAGGAGCTCAGGAGCAAG atTCTTGCTGCTACCGTCGAAAATGCCAACATCGTCTTACAGATTGACAATGCCAGGCTGGCGGCTGATGACTTCAGAACCAA GTTTGAGACGGAGCAGGCTCTGCGCCTCAGCGTGGAGGCCGACATCAACGGCCTGCGCAGGGTCCTGGACGAGCTGACCCTGGCCAGAGCTGACCTGGAGATGCAGATCGAGAACCTGAAGGAGGAGCTGGCCTACCTCAAGAAGAACCACGAGGAG GAAATGAACGCCCTGCGTGGGCAGGTGGGTGGAGAGATCAGCGTGGAGATGGACGCTGCTCCTGGAATCGACCTCACCAAGATCCTGGCCGACATGAGGGAGCAGTACGAGAGCCTGGCCGAGAAGAACCGCAGGGACGCCGAGCAGTGGTTCTTCAGCAAG ACGGAGGAGCTGAACCGCGAGGTGGCCATCAACACGGAGCAGCTCCAGAGCGGCAAGACGGAGATCACGGAGCTGCGACGCACCATCCAGAGCCTGGAGATAGACCTGCAGTCCCAGCTCAGCACG AAAGCGGCGCTGGAGGGCACCTTGGCCGACACAGAGAACCGCTACGGCACCCAGCTGGCCCAGCTGCAGGGGATGATCACCAGcgtggaggagcagctgggcGAGCTGCGCTGCGACATGGAGCGCCAGAACCACGAGTACAGGGTCCTGCTGGACGTCAAGTGCCGCCTGGAGCAGGAGATCGCCACGTACCGCCGCCTCCTGGAGGGCGAGGACGCCCA CATCTCTTCCCAGTACTCCTCTGCCATGTCCTCGCACTCCGGCAGGGACG CCATGACGTCCTCCCGCCAGGTCCGCACGATCGTGGAGGAGGTGCAGGACGGGAAGGTGGTCTCCTCCCGGGAGCAGGTCGCCCTCACCACCCGCTAA
- the LOC106048014 gene encoding keratin, type I cytoskeletal 19-like isoform X1, whose amino-acid sequence MSCAVRQVVTACSQGRSSAGSLAAGAGRKVSSASSGRQAACDFVGAAGNFSGGSSSEGLLGKPLSAGSAAGGSFGAAPRACSTIGFGGGGMCARGVAGGFARAGAGCGEGILFANNEKATMQNLNDRLASYLDKVRLLEGENADLECKIREWYAKVGPSCEPRDYSCFHKEIEDLQNQILCAAMETNKILLNIDNNRMTADDFRVKYETECGLRQNVDADICNLRPVLDQLASCKTDLQLQCEALTEEMCCLKTNHEEEMNCLRKQATGDVSVEVNTCPGPDLRKILEDLRCQYETLMERNRKETEQWYACKVEEVNLEVITSSQEIESSNKQVTELRRQLQALEINVQAQLTMKENLESSLAETECRYNKYLAELQSQISCVEQRLAEIRAEMECQNQEYKTLLDVKCRLEQEIQTYHCLLEGGQHDIIGPAGRGVPGVPPAARSGGLKASLCQPCLS is encoded by the exons ATGAGCTGTGCCGTCAGGCAGGTCGTCACTGCCTGCTCCCAAGGCAGGAGCAGCGCCGGCAGCTTggcggctggggctggcagaaaGGTCTCCTCCGCCTCCTCGGGCAGACAGGCTGCCTGTGACTTCGTGGGTGCAGCTGGCAACTTCTCGGGCGGCAGCTCGAGCGAGGGATTACTCGGGAAGCCGCTGAGCGCCGGCAGCGCGGCCGGTGGGAGCTTCGGAGCCGCGCCGAGGGCTTGTTCCACCATCGGATTCGGCGGCGGGGGCATGTGCGCTCGTGGCGTCGCTGGGGGCTTCGCCAGGGCTGGCGCTGGCTGCGGAGAGGGGATCCTGTTCGCTAACAACGAAAAGGCCACCATGCAGAACCTCAACGACCGCCTGGCCTCCTACCTGGACAAGGTGCGGCTCCTGGAGGGAGAAAACGCGGATCTCGAGTGCAAGATCAGGGAGTGGTACGCCAAAGTAGGGCCCAGCTGCGAGCCACGCGACTACAGCTGTTTTCATAAGGAAAttgaagatcttcaaaaccAG ATCCTGTGTGCAGCTATGGAGACCAACAAAATCCTTCTGAACATTGACAACAACAGGATGACTGCCGACGACTTCAGAGTGAA GTACGAGACCGAATGCGGCCTCCGGCAAAACGTGGACGCAGACATCTGCAACTTGCGGCCCGTCCTGGACCAGCTGGCCAGCTGCAAGACCGACCTGCAGCTGCAGTGCGAGGCTTTGACCGAGGAGATGTGCTGTCTCAAGACGAACCACGAGGAG GAAATGAACTGCCTGAGGAAACAGGCGACGGGCGATGTGAGCGTGGAGGTCAACACCTGCCCCGGCCCGGACCTGAGGAAGATCCTGGAGGACCTGAGGTGTCAGTACGAAACGCTGATGGAGCGCAACCGCAAAGAGACCGAGCAGTGGTACGCCTGCAAG GTGGAGGAGGTGAACCTGGAGGTCATCACAAGCAGCCAGGAGATAGAGTCAAGCAACAAACAGGTCACTGAGCTGAGACGCCAGCTGCAGGCCTTGGAGATCAATGTGCAAGCCCAGCTCACCATG aaagaaaacctgGAGTCCTCTTTGGCAGAAACTGAATGTCGCTACAACAAATACCTTGCTGAGCTCCAGAGCCAGATCTCCTGCGTGGAGCAGCGGCTGGCCGAAATACGGGCAGAGATGGAGTGCCAGAACCAGGAGTACAAGACCCTGCTGGACGTCAAGTGCCGCCTGGAGCAGGAGATCCAGACCTACCACTGCCTGCTGGAGGGCGGGCAGCACGACATCAT AGGGCCAGCGGGAAGAGGAGTCCCTGGAGTCCCACCGGCTGCAAGAAGCGGGGGACTTAAAGCCAGCCTGTGCCAGCCGTGCCTGTCCTAA
- the LOC106048014 gene encoding keratin, type I cytoskeletal 19-like isoform X2 produces MSCAVRQVVTACSQGRSSAGSLAAGAGRKVSSASSGRQAACDFVGAAGNFSGGSSSEGLLGKPLSAGSAAGGSFGAAPRACSTIGFGGGGMCARGVAGGFARAGAGCGEGILFANNEKATMQNLNDRLASYLDKVRLLEGENADLECKIREWYAKVGPSCEPRDYSCFHKEIEDLQNQILCAAMETNKILLNIDNNRMTADDFRVKYETECGLRQNVDADICNLRPVLDQLASCKTDLQLQCEALTEEMCCLKTNHEEEMNCLRKQATGDVSVEVNTCPGPDLRKILEDLRCQYETLMERNRKETEQWYACKVEEVNLEVITSSQEIESSNKQVTELRRQLQALEINVQAQLTMKENLESSLAETECRYNKYLAELQSQISCVEQRLAEIRAEMECQNQEYKTLLDVKCRLEQEIQTYHCLLEGGQHDIMSLQTRELPCQSHRTPL; encoded by the exons ATGAGCTGTGCCGTCAGGCAGGTCGTCACTGCCTGCTCCCAAGGCAGGAGCAGCGCCGGCAGCTTggcggctggggctggcagaaaGGTCTCCTCCGCCTCCTCGGGCAGACAGGCTGCCTGTGACTTCGTGGGTGCAGCTGGCAACTTCTCGGGCGGCAGCTCGAGCGAGGGATTACTCGGGAAGCCGCTGAGCGCCGGCAGCGCGGCCGGTGGGAGCTTCGGAGCCGCGCCGAGGGCTTGTTCCACCATCGGATTCGGCGGCGGGGGCATGTGCGCTCGTGGCGTCGCTGGGGGCTTCGCCAGGGCTGGCGCTGGCTGCGGAGAGGGGATCCTGTTCGCTAACAACGAAAAGGCCACCATGCAGAACCTCAACGACCGCCTGGCCTCCTACCTGGACAAGGTGCGGCTCCTGGAGGGAGAAAACGCGGATCTCGAGTGCAAGATCAGGGAGTGGTACGCCAAAGTAGGGCCCAGCTGCGAGCCACGCGACTACAGCTGTTTTCATAAGGAAAttgaagatcttcaaaaccAG ATCCTGTGTGCAGCTATGGAGACCAACAAAATCCTTCTGAACATTGACAACAACAGGATGACTGCCGACGACTTCAGAGTGAA GTACGAGACCGAATGCGGCCTCCGGCAAAACGTGGACGCAGACATCTGCAACTTGCGGCCCGTCCTGGACCAGCTGGCCAGCTGCAAGACCGACCTGCAGCTGCAGTGCGAGGCTTTGACCGAGGAGATGTGCTGTCTCAAGACGAACCACGAGGAG GAAATGAACTGCCTGAGGAAACAGGCGACGGGCGATGTGAGCGTGGAGGTCAACACCTGCCCCGGCCCGGACCTGAGGAAGATCCTGGAGGACCTGAGGTGTCAGTACGAAACGCTGATGGAGCGCAACCGCAAAGAGACCGAGCAGTGGTACGCCTGCAAG GTGGAGGAGGTGAACCTGGAGGTCATCACAAGCAGCCAGGAGATAGAGTCAAGCAACAAACAGGTCACTGAGCTGAGACGCCAGCTGCAGGCCTTGGAGATCAATGTGCAAGCCCAGCTCACCATG aaagaaaacctgGAGTCCTCTTTGGCAGAAACTGAATGTCGCTACAACAAATACCTTGCTGAGCTCCAGAGCCAGATCTCCTGCGTGGAGCAGCGGCTGGCCGAAATACGGGCAGAGATGGAGTGCCAGAACCAGGAGTACAAGACCCTGCTGGACGTCAAGTGCCGCCTGGAGCAGGAGATCCAGACCTACCACTGCCTGCTGGAGGGCGGGCAGCACGACATCAT GTCACTGCAGACAAGAGAGCTTCCCTGCCAGTCCCACCGCACGCCCCTCTGA